A single region of the Nakaseomyces glabratus chromosome D, complete sequence genome encodes:
- the TRS20 gene encoding TRAPP subunit TRS20 (CAGL0D05346g~Ortholog(s) have TRAPPII protein complex, cytosol, nucleus localization) — translation MPQYFAIIGDHDRPLYEAEFTQGPQGFVQEIKELNPFILHASLDIVEDLQWQQNAGTGVAGGAGNSFLRSRNNANTDNCYLGKVDHFYGLVVTAYLTYGGKKFVMLHGSSVPGGNKTTTTTIDDSMVRSFYQEVHELYIKTIMNPFYQEGDELRSPLFDTRVKALAKKYLGK, via the coding sequence ATGCCTCAGTACTTTGCTATTATCGGGGATCATGACAGGCCGCTTTATGAGGCAGAGTTCACACAAGGTCCGCAAGGGTTTGTACAGGAGATCAAAGAGCTGAATCCGTTTATACTGCATGCTTCGCTGGATATTGTTGAGGATTTGCAATGGCAACAGAATGCTGGAACTGGGGTAGCTGGTGGCGCTGGGAACTCTTTCCTGCGATCCCGTAACAATGCCAACACAGACAATTGCTATCTAGGTAAGGTGGATCATTTCTATGGGCTCGTAGTGACGGCGTATCTGACATATGGGGGTAAAAAGTTTGTGATGCTGCATGGCAGTAGTGTACCTGGTGGCAACAAGACCACTACTACTACGATTGACGATTCTATGGTACGATCATTCTATCAGGAAGTGCACGAGCTGTATATAAAGACTATAATGAACCCATTTTACCAAGAAGGTGATGAGCTGAGGAGTCCACTATTCGACACGCGGGTGAAAGCGTTGGCTAAGAAGTATTTAGGTAAGTAG
- the SRB6 gene encoding Srb6p (CAGL0D05368g~Has domain(s) with predicted RNA polymerase II transcription cofactor activity, role in regulation of transcription from RNA polymerase II promoter and mediator complex localization), whose translation MSNQALLETLNQTTELLSVKLAELAKLASMETNEDTEDCQLSVVTNGLMMVNNQTLQLVRGVQDLILLTRNIREKWLLTQIPEQLTPKEQDSINHEELTELLESCVSEIISDV comes from the coding sequence atgAGCAATCAAGCATTGTTGGAGACTTTAAATCAGACCACCGAGCTGCTGTCTGTGAAGCTCGCAGAGCTGGCAAAGCTGGCGTCGATGGAGACGAATGAGGATACGGAAGACTGCCAGTTGTCAGTGGTAACTAATGGCCTAATGATGGTGAACAATCAAACACTACAACTGGTGAGAGGTGTACAGGACCTCATATTGCTAACGAGGAATATACGTGAGAAGTGGCTGCTGACACAGATACCCGAGCAGCTTACTCCAAAGGAACAGGACTCTATAAACCATGAGGAACTCACGGAACTTCTGGAATCATGCGTGAGTGAAATAATATCAGATGTATGA